Proteins found in one Enterococcus sp. 9D6_DIV0238 genomic segment:
- a CDS encoding PTS sugar transporter subunit IIB has translation MKITLACAGGMSTGMLVKKMEEYASSQGIEADISACGLSELEERVTGSDIILLGPQVGYQQEDVKKEYPEIPVLVIEMMDYGMMNGEKVFKKAQEVIAAKSK, from the coding sequence ATGAAAATTACGTTAGCGTGTGCAGGTGGAATGTCTACAGGAATGTTAGTCAAAAAAATGGAAGAATATGCTTCTTCACAAGGAATTGAGGCTGATATTTCAGCATGTGGTCTAAGTGAATTAGAAGAAAGAGTGACAGGATCGGATATTATATTACTCGGTCCGCAAGTTGGATATCAGCAGGAAGACGTGAAAAAAGAGTATCCTGAGATTCCTGTTTTAGTGATCGAGATGATGGATTATGGAATGATGAACGGAGAGAAAGTATTTAAGAAGGCACAAGAAGTTATTGCAGCTAAATCAAAATAG
- a CDS encoding PTS lactose/cellobiose transporter subunit IIA has product MISETDVMQIIVYAGNAKSLAMNAIKEAKKGDVGSAKKLLEESKDNLKIAHQQHTTILQNFASNPDEPATMFLTHAQDHMMAAITATDFTKEFIDLHEEMRELRNLIKKSA; this is encoded by the coding sequence ATGATTTCAGAAACAGATGTGATGCAGATCATTGTTTATGCAGGAAATGCAAAATCTCTAGCAATGAATGCAATCAAAGAAGCTAAAAAAGGGGATGTTGGGTCTGCTAAAAAACTTTTAGAGGAAAGCAAAGACAACTTAAAAATTGCTCACCAGCAGCATACAACTATTTTACAGAATTTTGCCAGTAATCCGGATGAACCTGCGACGATGTTTTTGACCCATGCGCAAGATCACATGATGGCAGCTATAACGGCTACGGATTTTACAAAAGAATTTATTGATTTGCATGAAGAAATGCGGGAATTGCGTAACTTAATTAAAAAGAGTGCTTAA